The genomic DNA CAAAGCCGTTTTCTCCATAAAAGAACGTCTCGTTTCCATCTCTTTCTCCCTGTGAATGTTTTATTCTTTAGTAATATTCTTTCCGGTAAAATAATAGATTTTTTTGGATAAAATTCAAAAATGATCCGGTAAAAAGTAAATTTTACTTCATTTTCTGGTGTTTTTAAACCTCACCCCCTGTCCCCCTCTCCTAGTCAGGAGAGGGGGTAACTCATTATGAACATTGTATTTACCCTCTCCTAATTAGGAGAGGGTGGCCGAAGGCCGGGTGAGGTTTATTAGAGCATAGGCAGTAACAAGATACTTTTTGCCGGATCATCTTCAAAACATTATAAAAAAAATTTCCACTTTCCTTCATTTGCATTACATTATATCCATCAAAGAACTCAGATGATTCTCAATCCTTCTTCCAATGTGGAACCATAATTCGAACGGAGAAGTGACATGCCGCTTGTTTTTTCACGACGAAAGGCTCTCCTTACAGGAATGGCAGCCGGAATGTATCTATGCTCTGCACGGATCCCGAAGGTTTCGGGACAGAATCCGAACAGCCGGAAACAACCGGAAGGGAATACTGCTCCCGGTCCAACATCTGTGCGCCTGGCCATCCATATCATGCGCGAGAAAGGGGAAAGCCCCGAAGCCATGATCCGGCGAGTCCGCGAGTCCGGATATACAGCGGTAAAAGGCGCCCGTCATCCGGGCGGCAATGTGGGAGAACCCTGGAATTCCATGACCCAGGCAGAACGCGGGGAAGTCGTAAAAGCCTGCCGAAAGTACGATATGATTATTTACGAGGTTGGCGGCTATACGAATCTGATTACTCCCAATACAGCGAAACGTAATGAAAACCTTGCCCGACTCGCGCACTGCCTCGAAGTTGCCGAGAGCGTGAGCTGCCCCATGGTGGGAACGGTCGCCGGAACCCGCGATCCGAAAACCCTCATCAACGTTCACCCGGAAAACTGGACCGCCGCCACCTGGAAGCTTCTCATCCAGAGCCTGAAACAGGTGCTGAAGGATACCTCCGGCATGAAAGCGGTGATCGGTATGGAAGCCCAGGTTACCACCATCATCGACAGCCCGCGCGCTCACCGCCGGCTCATGGACGACCTTGGCGATCCACGGTTGAAAGTCAATCTCGATCCGGTCAACATGATTTCGCTGCCGCAGTATTACCACACCACGGAGCTTATCAACGAGTGTTTCGACCTCCTCGGAGAGGACATCGTGGCCTGCCATGCCAAGGACACCCAGGTGATCCCCGATCAGCAGACCCTGCATATTCAGGAAGTCTGTCCGGGAAGAGGGGTTTATGATTTTCGAACCTACCTCCTGCGAATGAGCCGGTTGAAATCACCGCGCGCGCTGGAACCCGAACACATCCCCGAGGAGGAATACCCTGAAGCGAAAGCCTACCTGGAGAAAACAGCGGCCGAGGCAGGGGTAAAGATGTATGGAGGGTAAAAAGCGCCCGGAAGTGTCTGTGATGGAAAGGTTGTTATCCTTAGATGTTGTTTTTGGATGAAATGGAATGTATCATAGTAAAAAGACTGTCTGAAGCAGCCCCCTTTAATCCACCCCGCACGTACTTCGTACGAGCGGGGACCCCGTGTCCTTCGGACATCCTTCCCCCGGAGAGGGCAGGAACAGACTGTGGAGCAACGACTTCCCTTGCCCCTTTCGGGGGTAAACGGTTTCATCGTTCCCGCGCAGCGGCAAGGGACAGAGGGATAGTGGGCTGTAGTTTAATCCCATGAATCATGGTTCAGACAATCATTCTGACTTCTGACTCCTGAATTCTTTTTTTTATGGAGGTCCTATGCCCGAAAAAACTATACCTGCTTCTGCAAAAATTATTCGAGTTGGTGTGTGCGGGACAGGGCCGTTTTCCTTTTACGGCACGTTCAACTCGGTGATCAACAACACCTTCCGTGAGTACAACAACCTGAACATGCGGGTCACCCACATCTGGGGTGACGATTACCGCAAGAACTACCGGGGGTCGCCAGAGTATGTCAAGAAGATGCTCGATTTCTGGGGCAGCGAGAAGCAATCGCCGCATGGGCTTGCCAAGCTTTGCGGCATCCCCAACGTCTGCAAAGACTTCCATGAAATGGTGAACGAGGTGGACGCCGCCATGATCATGGATTTTGACCGGGCGTACGAGCTCGCCGAACCATTCCTCAAACGTGGGCTGCCCATCTTCATCTGCTCGCCGGTTGCGGTGAGTATGCCAGAGTGCGAGAAGATACTCGATCTCGCCGCAAAAAACGGCGCTGCTGTGCACACCGGGGCTTACAGCCAGAGCCTCTACGAGAACCGTCTCCGCTGTGACTTCGTGAAGCGCGATAGCATCGCGTCGTTCTTCGCCTCAACCTCGTTCGCTTTCTACACTTCGTACGCGCCGGACGCCCTCGATCCCGTCCACTGGCTCATCGGGCCGGGGGTGCGGAAGGTCGCACTTCACGGCTGGGACGGTTCGAAAGGGTATGACCCCACCGGGATCCCGGTCTCGCGCATCCACCTTGAATACGAGCCGCGTGGGAACAAACCGCCCATCCAGGGGTTGGTCACTCTCGGCGGGCATCAGAAAGCGAGCGAGTGGTATAAGGTATACTACCATGACCACACAGTACTGGAGGGAATCACTCAGACAAACTGGGGTAAGCACGAGCTCACCTGCCGCGACTTCATAATGGATATCCAGCAGGTTTTCGCCACAAACAAGTCCATCGAGACCCGCGCCGATATCCTCAACAAGCTCCGAGTGCTCATCGCCGCGTACAAGTCGGCGAACGAGGGGAACCGTCCGGTGCTCGTAAGCGAGGTGGGCGACTACCGCCTCCCGACTGTTCGGATCGAGAAATGGGATGAGATACCGAAATAAAATAAGCCTGTATCTCTAATATACTTGTACACGCTTTTTTTTCATATGTGATGATTAATACTGGACGAAATAAACACCTTGACAGCGGTTCTTTTTGGCTATGTGAACGTGAGGAATTGCGATGAAAAAGGAAACGTACAACAGGACTTATGAGTCCGCATCCTCTGACAACGACAACCAAAACCCCCGACTAATTCCCTCTCATGGCGGCTACCGTAAATTGAGGAGTTTTCAGACCGCACAGCTTGTGTACGATGCCACAGTCATCTTCTGTGGACGCTTTATTGATAAACACTCCCGCACTTACGATCAGATGATTCAGGCAGCGCGCAGTGGGGTACAGAATATCGCCGAAGGCAGTATGGCTTCAGCGACCTCAAAAAAGACCGAACTTAGACTAACTAGTGTGGCTAGGGCGAGCCTTGAGGAACTGCTTCTGGATTACGAAGATTTCCTTCGCCAGCGGGCATTGCTTATCTGGGCGAAGGATTCTCCAGAGGCATTGAAAGTGAGAGAGCGATATCGGTTGATTCAGTTAGATAAATCTGACAAATCGGACAGGTCAGACATGTCAGAAAAGTCGGGCCGAATAGATTCTTATGGGATTGCCACCGTTTCATCAGAAATTGCGGCAAACACGATGATCTGCCTGATCAATCAGGCCAGTTACCTCTTGGGTCGGCAACTCCAAAAACTTGAGCAGACATTTCTCGAAGAAGGAGGTTTTTCCGAGCGGCTTTATCGAGAAAGATCACGAATACGCAGGAACAACGATTAATAAATTATGGC from Candidatus Latescibacter sp. includes the following:
- a CDS encoding TIM barrel protein; translation: MPLVFSRRKALLTGMAAGMYLCSARIPKVSGQNPNSRKQPEGNTAPGPTSVRLAIHIMREKGESPEAMIRRVRESGYTAVKGARHPGGNVGEPWNSMTQAERGEVVKACRKYDMIIYEVGGYTNLITPNTAKRNENLARLAHCLEVAESVSCPMVGTVAGTRDPKTLINVHPENWTAATWKLLIQSLKQVLKDTSGMKAVIGMEAQVTTIIDSPRAHRRLMDDLGDPRLKVNLDPVNMISLPQYYHTTELINECFDLLGEDIVACHAKDTQVIPDQQTLHIQEVCPGRGVYDFRTYLLRMSRLKSPRALEPEHIPEEEYPEAKAYLEKTAAEAGVKMYGG
- a CDS encoding Gfo/Idh/MocA family oxidoreductase, which produces MPEKTIPASAKIIRVGVCGTGPFSFYGTFNSVINNTFREYNNLNMRVTHIWGDDYRKNYRGSPEYVKKMLDFWGSEKQSPHGLAKLCGIPNVCKDFHEMVNEVDAAMIMDFDRAYELAEPFLKRGLPIFICSPVAVSMPECEKILDLAAKNGAAVHTGAYSQSLYENRLRCDFVKRDSIASFFASTSFAFYTSYAPDALDPVHWLIGPGVRKVALHGWDGSKGYDPTGIPVSRIHLEYEPRGNKPPIQGLVTLGGHQKASEWYKVYYHDHTVLEGITQTNWGKHELTCRDFIMDIQQVFATNKSIETRADILNKLRVLIAAYKSANEGNRPVLVSEVGDYRLPTVRIEKWDEIPK
- a CDS encoding four helix bundle suffix domain-containing protein; this translates as MKKETYNRTYESASSDNDNQNPRLIPSHGGYRKLRSFQTAQLVYDATVIFCGRFIDKHSRTYDQMIQAARSGVQNIAEGSMASATSKKTELRLTSVARASLEELLLDYEDFLRQRALLIWAKDSPEALKVRERYRLIQLDKSDKSDRSDMSEKSGRIDSYGIATVSSEIAANTMICLINQASYLLGRQLQKLEQTFLEEGGFSERLYRERSRIRRNND